In Nocardia sputorum, a single genomic region encodes these proteins:
- the recF gene encoding DNA replication/repair protein RecF (All proteins in this family for which functions are known are DNA-binding proteins that assist the filamentation of RecA onto DNA for the initiation of recombination or recombinational repair.), with translation MFVRALSLRDFRSWEHAEVELSPGRTVFLGSNGNGKTNLLEAIGYLATLGSHRVATDAPLIRTGTERARIGATVVNTGRELRIDVELNQGSANRAQINRSPVRRPREILGILQTVLFAPEDLALVRGDPGERRRFMDELCTTRLPRLAAVRSDYDRVLRQRSALLKTAGRQGRSKADLSTLDVWDGHLAAHASVLLAQRLRLVHDLAPYLARSYASIAPESRPASIVYRSSALPLEFLDPARPPRPEDAAELEAILLTELAAARPKELERGVCLVGPHRDELDLVLGDSPAKGFASHGESWSFALALRLGAFELLRTTGAEPVLLLDDVFAELDRRRRAALAAVAADAEQVLITAAVPEDVPAELAAVPLRVETAGGPDGRVSRIAAEDRSDSGSFGGERLNDDATHSAPEGERDPVAGSTESRTP, from the coding sequence ATGTTCGTCCGTGCTCTGTCGCTGCGCGACTTCCGCTCGTGGGAGCATGCGGAAGTCGAATTATCCCCAGGTCGCACCGTTTTCTTGGGATCGAACGGCAACGGCAAGACAAACCTGCTGGAAGCGATCGGCTACTTGGCCACGCTCGGGTCGCATCGGGTCGCCACGGACGCTCCGTTGATCCGGACCGGTACCGAGCGCGCCCGGATCGGCGCCACCGTGGTCAACACCGGGCGCGAGTTGCGCATCGATGTCGAGCTGAATCAGGGCAGCGCGAATCGCGCCCAGATCAACCGCTCACCGGTCCGACGACCCCGGGAGATCCTCGGGATCCTGCAGACGGTGTTGTTCGCCCCGGAGGATCTCGCGCTGGTGCGCGGCGATCCCGGGGAGCGCCGCCGCTTCATGGACGAGTTGTGCACAACTCGCCTCCCCAGACTGGCCGCCGTCCGCAGCGACTATGACCGGGTGCTGCGCCAGCGCTCGGCGCTGCTGAAAACCGCCGGGCGGCAAGGCAGGTCGAAGGCCGACCTGAGCACCCTCGACGTGTGGGACGGACACCTCGCCGCGCACGCGTCCGTCCTGCTCGCCCAGCGGCTGCGTTTGGTGCACGATCTCGCGCCGTATCTGGCGCGGTCCTACGCGTCGATCGCCCCGGAATCGCGGCCCGCGTCGATCGTCTATCGCAGCTCCGCGCTGCCCCTGGAGTTCCTGGATCCGGCCAGACCGCCGCGCCCGGAGGACGCGGCGGAACTGGAGGCGATCTTGCTGACCGAACTCGCTGCCGCCCGGCCGAAGGAACTCGAGCGCGGCGTGTGCCTGGTCGGTCCGCACCGCGACGAACTGGACCTCGTGCTGGGAGATTCGCCCGCCAAGGGCTTCGCCAGCCACGGCGAGTCGTGGTCGTTCGCATTGGCTTTGCGGTTGGGTGCGTTCGAACTGCTGCGCACCACCGGCGCCGAACCGGTGCTGCTGCTCGACGACGTGTTCGCCGAACTCGACCGTCGCCGCCGCGCCGCGCTGGCGGCCGTCGCCGCGGACGCGGAGCAAGTGCTGATCACCGCGGCCGTGCCGGAGGACGTGCCCGCCGAACTCGCCGCCGTGCCGCTGCGAGTGGAAACCGCGGGCGGCCCCGACGGCCGCGTTTCCCGGATCGCCGCCGAGGATCGGTCCGACAGTGGCAGTTTCGGCGGTGAACGGCTGAACGACGACGCCACCCACTCGGCGCCCGAGGGTGAACGTGACCCGGTCGCCGGTTCGACGGAGTCGCGGACGCCCTAG
- the dnaA gene encoding chromosomal replication initiator protein DnaA: MDDEQNVLATVWPEVVTELTTGSPDGAIPPVTRAQQAWLKLVKPLTVAQGFALLSVPSSLAQEAIERDLREPILRSLGRRLGPQVEGLGVRIAAPTTPTVDRQSNTPRHARMTSRPERTREGRAPAAYPGSEFPGRDAYPGPRYAQPAEFPAASPYNDGSDYPGAEYGQDFAPPEEYRQPEYAHADYPPRGEYSATGELPMVPGADVAPRREPGLPPRREPAIPPGQESLFNPEPSPGGVRGPLRAPLRETADDDTGLAHDPVREPVGEHPRGDHDDEPVVNVRNSWPTYFAKSQESPAPATSSASLNAKYTFETFVIGASNRFAHAAAVAIAEAPARAYNPLFVWGASGLGKTHLLHAAGHYAQRLFPGMRVKYVSTEEFTNDFINSLRDDRKVAFKRRYRETDILLVDDIQFIEGKEGIQEEFFHTFNTLHNANKQIVVSSDRPPKQLATLEERLRTRFEWGLITDVQPPELETRIAILRKKARMDRLDVPHDVLELIASRVERNIRELEGALIRVTAFASLNGQPLDLPLAEVVLRDLMPDTTALEINAATIMAVTAEYFNTTLEELTGPGKARPLAQARQIAMYLCRELTDLSLPKIGQAFGRDHTTVMYAEKKVRKEMTERRRVYDQVQELTARIKQRSR; the protein is encoded by the coding sequence ATGGACGACGAGCAGAACGTGCTGGCCACAGTGTGGCCCGAGGTTGTCACCGAGCTCACCACCGGGTCACCGGACGGCGCTATCCCTCCGGTCACCCGAGCACAGCAGGCCTGGCTGAAGCTGGTCAAGCCGCTGACGGTCGCACAGGGGTTCGCCCTGCTCTCCGTACCTTCGTCGCTGGCACAGGAGGCCATCGAACGCGACCTGCGCGAACCCATCCTCCGGTCCCTCGGCCGCAGGCTCGGTCCCCAAGTGGAAGGACTCGGCGTCCGCATCGCCGCCCCGACCACCCCGACCGTCGACCGGCAGAGCAATACCCCCCGGCACGCGCGTATGACGAGCAGGCCAGAGCGGACCCGAGAGGGCCGGGCTCCCGCGGCATACCCCGGCTCGGAGTTCCCCGGCCGCGACGCCTACCCCGGACCGCGTTATGCACAGCCGGCCGAATTCCCGGCAGCGTCTCCGTACAACGACGGCTCCGACTACCCGGGGGCGGAATACGGGCAGGACTTCGCCCCGCCGGAGGAGTACCGCCAACCGGAGTACGCCCACGCCGACTATCCACCGCGCGGCGAGTATTCCGCGACGGGCGAACTGCCCATGGTGCCCGGGGCGGACGTCGCACCCCGTCGCGAACCCGGGCTTCCGCCCCGCAGGGAACCGGCCATCCCGCCGGGGCAGGAGTCCCTGTTCAATCCGGAACCGTCGCCGGGCGGCGTGCGCGGCCCGCTCCGTGCTCCGCTGCGCGAGACCGCCGACGACGACACCGGCCTGGCGCACGATCCGGTCCGGGAACCGGTCGGCGAGCACCCGCGCGGCGACCACGACGACGAGCCCGTGGTGAACGTCCGCAACTCCTGGCCCACCTACTTCGCCAAGTCGCAGGAATCGCCCGCGCCGGCGACGTCCTCGGCCAGCCTGAACGCGAAGTACACCTTCGAAACGTTCGTCATCGGCGCGTCCAACCGCTTCGCGCACGCCGCGGCGGTCGCCATCGCCGAAGCCCCGGCTCGTGCCTACAACCCGTTGTTCGTCTGGGGAGCTTCCGGCTTGGGCAAGACCCACCTGCTGCACGCGGCGGGTCATTACGCACAGCGTCTCTTCCCGGGCATGCGGGTCAAGTACGTGTCGACCGAAGAGTTCACCAACGACTTCATCAACAGCCTGCGCGACGACCGCAAGGTCGCGTTCAAGCGCCGCTACCGCGAGACCGACATCTTGCTGGTCGACGACATCCAGTTCATCGAGGGCAAGGAAGGCATCCAGGAGGAGTTCTTCCACACCTTCAACACCCTGCACAACGCGAACAAACAGATCGTCGTCTCCTCGGATCGCCCGCCCAAGCAACTGGCCACGCTGGAGGAGCGGCTGCGCACCCGATTCGAATGGGGTCTGATCACCGACGTGCAGCCGCCGGAGCTGGAGACGCGCATCGCCATCCTGCGCAAAAAGGCGCGGATGGACCGGCTCGACGTGCCCCACGATGTGCTGGAGCTGATCGCCAGCCGGGTGGAGCGCAACATCCGGGAGCTGGAGGGCGCGCTGATCCGCGTGACCGCTTTCGCGTCGCTGAACGGCCAGCCGCTGGATCTTCCGCTGGCCGAGGTGGTGCTGCGAGATCTGATGCCGGACACCACGGCGCTGGAGATCAACGCGGCCACGATCATGGCCGTCACGGCGGAGTACTTCAACACCACGCTGGAAGAACTCACCGGTCCCGGCAAAGCGCGACCGTTGGCTCAGGCCAGGCAGATCGCCATGTATCTGTGCCGTGAGCTGACCGACCTGTCCCTGCCGAAGATCGGGCAGGCGTTCGGCCGCGACCACACCACGGTGATGTACGCGGAGAAGAAGGTACGCAAAGAGATGACCGAGCGACGCCGCGTCTACGACCAGGTGCAGGAACTCACAGCCCGGATCAAGCAACGCTCGCGCTGA
- a CDS encoding DUF721 family protein, with product MSDRPTEPESAGAEPELRGIDLARRALEEARAAARASGKSVGQGRSSPQRRLRTGGRRRTGWSGAGPDDRDPQLLSKLAGSLAKSRGWSGKVAEGMVFGRWAGVVGEDIAAHATPVTLKDGVLSISAESTAWATQLRMLQGQILAKINAAVGQGVVTSLKISGPAAPSWRKGERHIKGRGPRDTYG from the coding sequence ATGAGCGATCGGCCCACCGAGCCCGAATCCGCAGGAGCGGAACCCGAATTGCGAGGGATAGATCTGGCCCGGCGAGCCTTGGAGGAAGCGCGCGCCGCGGCACGTGCGAGCGGCAAGTCCGTCGGTCAGGGGCGTTCCTCGCCCCAGCGCAGGCTGCGGACCGGAGGGCGCAGGCGCACCGGATGGTCGGGCGCGGGCCCGGACGATCGCGATCCACAGCTGTTGTCGAAGTTGGCCGGCTCCCTCGCCAAGAGCCGCGGGTGGTCGGGCAAGGTGGCCGAGGGCATGGTCTTCGGCCGTTGGGCGGGAGTGGTCGGCGAGGACATCGCCGCGCACGCCACGCCGGTCACCTTGAAGGACGGCGTGCTGAGCATCTCCGCGGAGTCGACCGCCTGGGCTACCCAGTTGCGGATGCTGCAAGGCCAGATCCTCGCGAAGATCAATGCCGCGGTCGGCCAGGGGGTGGTGACCTCGCTGAAGATTTCCGGACCTGCCGCACCGAGCTGGCGCAAGGGCGAGCGGCATATCAAAGGTCGCGGACCGCGCGACACGTACGGATGA
- a CDS encoding protein jag, with amino-acid sequence MTVETDGGDATVTTTTASAGADTGDVVSDAEEALIEEGEIAGDYLEQLLDVLDFDGDIDLDVEGDRAVVSIDGGRDLTKLVGRNGEVLDALQELTRLAVQQATGVRSRLMLDVAGWRAKRRSELSELGAAAAQRVLASGEPESLAPMTPFERKIVHDAVAAVEGVSSESEGVEPNRHVVVVPG; translated from the coding sequence ATGACTGTTGAGACCGACGGAGGGGACGCCACCGTGACGACGACGACGGCGAGCGCCGGAGCGGACACCGGCGATGTCGTGAGCGATGCCGAGGAAGCGCTGATCGAAGAAGGCGAGATCGCGGGTGACTACCTCGAGCAGTTGCTCGATGTGCTGGACTTCGACGGCGACATCGATCTCGATGTGGAAGGCGACCGCGCCGTGGTGAGCATCGACGGCGGCCGCGACCTGACCAAGCTCGTGGGACGCAACGGCGAGGTGCTCGACGCGTTGCAGGAACTGACTCGTCTCGCTGTGCAGCAGGCGACCGGAGTGCGCAGTCGGCTGATGCTGGATGTGGCGGGCTGGCGGGCGAAACGGCGGTCCGAGCTGAGCGAGCTCGGCGCGGCCGCGGCGCAGCGGGTGCTGGCCTCGGGTGAGCCGGAATCGCTGGCTCCCATGACCCCGTTCGAGCGCAAGATCGTGCACGACGCGGTGGCGGCCGTCGAGGGCGTCAGCAGCGAGAGCGAAGGCGTCGAGCCGAACCGGCACGTGGTGGTCGTTCCCGGCTGA
- the rpmH gene encoding 50S ribosomal protein L34: MAKGKRTFQPNNRRRARVHGFRLRMRTRAGRAIVSARRRKGRASLTA; the protein is encoded by the coding sequence GTGGCCAAGGGCAAGCGGACGTTCCAGCCGAACAACCGTCGTCGGGCGCGGGTTCACGGCTTCCGCCTCCGGATGCGCACCCGTGCGGGTCGCGCCATCGTCTCGGCGCGTCGCCGTAAGGGCCGCGCTTCCCTCACTGCCTGA
- the yidD gene encoding membrane protein insertion efficiency factor YidD, with protein MSLWATIARLPANVLIFSIELYRTYVSPTRMPVCRFTPTCSEYAVTALRTRGLFIGLVLTVVRLAKCAPWHPGGWDPVPERKRTGLRTEPTDGAATEAATQESSLPAGPRSEPNACKGSPPAVIGDTNDGSA; from the coding sequence ATGAGCCTCTGGGCGACGATCGCCAGACTGCCCGCGAATGTGCTGATCTTCTCGATCGAGCTGTATCGGACCTACGTCTCCCCCACCCGCATGCCGGTGTGCCGATTCACCCCGACCTGCAGCGAGTACGCGGTCACCGCGCTGCGCACCCGGGGCCTGTTCATCGGGCTCGTATTGACGGTCGTGCGCTTGGCCAAATGCGCGCCCTGGCACCCTGGTGGGTGGGACCCCGTCCCGGAGCGGAAGCGGACCGGACTTCGCACCGAGCCGACGGATGGGGCAGCGACCGAGGCGGCGACGCAGGAATCGAGCCTGCCCGCCGGACCGCGGTCGGAGCCGAACGCTTGTAAAGGATCGCCGCCCGCGGTGATCGGCGACACGAACGACGGGAGTGCATAG
- the rsmG gene encoding 16S rRNA (guanine(527)-N(7))-methyltransferase RsmG produces the protein MFHVERDLGGTTAVPAELEPPASAATVFGDRLDLARRYCTALATAGVERGLIGPREVPRLWDRHLLNCAVLGELIAEGASVVDIGSGAGLPGIPLAIARPDLRITLVEPLLRRTVFLSEFIESVGLDVTVVRGRAEQSGVMKEAGGADVVTSRAVAPLGKLAQWSLPLLRDHGHMLALKGASAAEELERDGEALAKAGAGNAIVLECGVGLVDTPTVVISAERLPRAERTSRRRAERAVEREGKTVRKTATDRARKRAARKAE, from the coding sequence ATGTTTCACGTGGAACGAGATCTCGGTGGAACCACCGCCGTACCCGCGGAGCTGGAACCACCCGCGTCGGCGGCCACCGTCTTCGGCGACCGACTCGATCTCGCGCGTCGATATTGCACAGCGCTCGCGACCGCGGGCGTGGAACGCGGGTTGATCGGCCCACGCGAGGTGCCCCGCCTGTGGGATCGCCACCTGCTCAACTGCGCGGTGCTCGGTGAGTTGATCGCCGAGGGCGCTTCCGTGGTCGACATCGGCAGCGGCGCGGGCTTGCCCGGCATCCCGCTCGCGATCGCTCGACCGGACCTCCGGATCACCTTGGTCGAGCCCCTGCTGCGCCGAACCGTTTTCCTGAGCGAGTTCATCGAATCGGTCGGACTCGATGTGACCGTGGTACGTGGGCGCGCCGAACAGTCCGGCGTGATGAAGGAGGCCGGCGGCGCGGACGTTGTCACGTCCCGTGCGGTGGCCCCCCTCGGGAAACTCGCTCAGTGGTCTCTCCCCCTCCTTCGCGACCACGGACACATGCTCGCTCTCAAAGGCGCCAGCGCGGCAGAGGAACTCGAACGCGACGGCGAGGCGCTGGCGAAAGCCGGAGCCGGCAATGCCATCGTGTTGGAATGCGGCGTCGGTCTGGTGGACACGCCCACCGTGGTGATCAGCGCGGAGCGACTTCCTCGCGCCGAGCGCACCTCGCGGCGGCGCGCCGAACGAGCGGTCGAACGCGAAGGCAAGACGGTTCGCAAGACAGCAACGGACCGCGCGCGCAAGCGTGCCGCACGCAAGGCCGAGTAG
- the rnpA gene encoding ribonuclease P protein component, which translates to MLPEPYRLHHRADFSRTVRRGQRIGRRDLVVHALAHGYDGSVGANGRHDQIPDDALVRVGGPRFGLIVSKAVGNAVIRHRVARRLRHMCAQVVDELPPGTDVVIRALPGAATASSEDLLRQLRTALRKLGVGAAAGVSTGGTA; encoded by the coding sequence GTGTTGCCTGAGCCGTATCGGTTGCATCATCGTGCCGACTTCTCCCGGACGGTGCGCCGCGGCCAGCGAATCGGGAGGCGTGATCTGGTCGTGCATGCGCTCGCACACGGGTATGACGGAAGCGTGGGCGCGAATGGACGACACGATCAGATCCCCGACGATGCGCTGGTCCGGGTAGGCGGACCCCGCTTCGGGTTGATCGTCAGCAAGGCGGTGGGCAACGCGGTGATTCGACATCGCGTCGCCCGCCGCCTGCGTCATATGTGCGCCCAGGTGGTCGACGAATTGCCGCCCGGGACCGATGTCGTGATTCGTGCGCTCCCGGGCGCCGCCACGGCGTCGTCGGAGGATTTGCTGCGCCAGCTGCGCACCGCGCTGCGCAAGCTCGGCGTCGGCGCCGCAGCGGGCGTGTCGACGGGTGGCACGGCATGA
- a CDS encoding alpha/beta fold hydrolase: MTITTAVGPFPATATRTVRRDGVELAVYECGNPEGVPVLLIHGWPDTHLLWSRVAALLGGRHRVIAFDNRGAGSSSAPAAVEAYRIEELAADVRAVIAAVSPGERVHVLGHDWGSVIGWEAVAAEDAASVIASFTSVSGPNLDFLGAYLRGPLTPARLRGALAQGVASAYTVAFQIPKLPNPVLRILSGRWPRFLAFFDGLDPALVETAPTLRTDMLNNLKLYRANIRTHLRHPRPRPIEVPVQLIVATRDRAVRPVVNAEADRWVPRLTRVEIPARHWSPISHPAELARHTAAFVARIDAAAEACERDPATHL; encoded by the coding sequence ATGACGATCACCACGGCCGTGGGTCCGTTTCCGGCGACCGCGACCCGGACGGTTCGCCGGGACGGCGTCGAACTCGCGGTCTACGAATGCGGCAACCCCGAGGGCGTGCCGGTGCTGCTCATCCACGGGTGGCCCGATACCCATCTGCTGTGGAGCCGGGTGGCGGCCCTGCTCGGCGGCCGCCATCGTGTGATCGCCTTCGACAACCGGGGGGCGGGCAGCAGTTCCGCGCCGGCCGCAGTCGAGGCCTATCGGATCGAGGAGCTCGCGGCCGACGTCCGCGCGGTCATCGCCGCGGTCTCGCCCGGCGAACGGGTGCACGTCCTCGGGCACGACTGGGGGTCGGTAATCGGATGGGAGGCCGTCGCGGCCGAGGACGCCGCATCGGTGATCGCGTCCTTCACGTCGGTGTCCGGCCCGAACTTGGACTTCCTCGGCGCCTATCTGCGTGGGCCGCTCACCCCGGCGAGGCTGCGGGGTGCGCTGGCCCAGGGCGTCGCCTCGGCCTATACCGTCGCCTTCCAGATCCCCAAGTTGCCGAATCCGGTGTTGCGGATTCTCTCCGGCCGGTGGCCGCGATTCCTCGCCTTCTTCGACGGACTCGACCCCGCATTGGTGGAGACGGCGCCGACACTGCGCACCGATATGCTGAACAACCTGAAGCTCTACCGCGCGAACATTCGCACCCACCTGCGTCATCCGCGGCCCCGTCCGATCGAGGTGCCCGTTCAGCTGATCGTCGCCACGCGGGACCGCGCCGTGCGGCCTGTGGTGAACGCCGAGGCAGATCGGTGGGTGCCGCGCTTGACCCGGGTGGAGATCCCGGCGCGGCACTGGTCGCCGATCTCACACCCGGCGGAGCTGGCGCGTCATACCGCCGCCTTCGTCGCCCGGATCGATGCCGCTGCCGAAGCGTGCGAGCGCGATCCGGCGACGCATCTCTGA
- a CDS encoding ParA family protein, which yields MLDSSNFDADAFGSTPFGHISPSETPIAAEAQRASQVLHPGKVTVPKPHEQRIITIANQKGGVGKTTTAVNLAAALAHQGMTVLVIDLDPQGNASTALGIEHHSGVPSSYELLIGEVSVREAIQTSPHSERLLCIPATIDLAGAEIELVSMVAREGRLKAAIQEANIAGYDIDYVMIDCPPSLGLLTVNALVAAKEVLIPIQCEYYALEGVGQLLRNIGLVQAHLNPELHVSTVILTMYDGRTKLADQVAEEVRGHFGDVVLRSVIPRSVKVSEAPGYGMTVLDYDPGSRGAMSYLDAGREMAARAVAPRVAATKSAE from the coding sequence ATGCTGGACTCCAGCAATTTCGACGCGGATGCATTCGGAAGTACCCCGTTCGGGCACATCTCCCCTAGTGAGACCCCGATAGCTGCCGAAGCGCAACGTGCAAGTCAGGTCCTCCATCCAGGAAAGGTGACTGTGCCGAAACCGCACGAGCAACGGATCATCACGATCGCCAATCAGAAAGGCGGCGTCGGGAAGACGACCACCGCGGTGAATCTGGCGGCCGCCCTGGCGCATCAAGGGATGACGGTTCTCGTGATCGATCTCGACCCCCAGGGCAACGCCAGCACTGCCCTCGGCATCGAGCATCATTCGGGTGTCCCCTCCAGCTACGAGTTGCTCATCGGCGAGGTCTCGGTCAGAGAAGCTATCCAGACGAGTCCGCACAGTGAACGTCTCCTGTGCATCCCCGCGACCATCGACCTGGCGGGCGCCGAGATCGAACTCGTGTCGATGGTGGCCAGGGAGGGCCGGCTGAAAGCCGCAATCCAAGAGGCGAATATCGCCGGATACGACATCGATTACGTGATGATCGACTGCCCGCCGTCCCTGGGGCTGCTGACGGTCAACGCGCTCGTCGCGGCAAAGGAGGTGCTGATCCCGATCCAGTGCGAGTACTACGCGCTGGAGGGCGTCGGCCAGTTGCTGCGCAATATCGGTCTGGTGCAGGCGCACTTGAACCCCGAACTCCACGTCTCCACCGTGATCCTCACGATGTACGACGGACGCACCAAGTTGGCCGACCAGGTCGCCGAGGAGGTCCGCGGACACTTCGGCGATGTCGTGCTGCGGTCGGTGATTCCGCGCAGTGTGAAGGTGTCGGAGGCGCCGGGTTACGGCATGACGGTGCTCGATTATGATCCAGGCTCCCGGGGCGCGATGAGCTACCTGGATGCCGGACGCGAGATGGCGGCCCGCGCGGTGGCTCCGCGCGTCGCCGCGACGAAGTCGGCGGAGTGA
- the yidC gene encoding membrane protein insertase YidC, whose protein sequence is MLDFIYYPVSWILWFWHRVFGFAFGADNGLTWALAVVFLVFTLRLVLYKPFVKQVRTTKQMQELQPQIKELQKKYKNDRQKMALEMQKLQKENGFNPLMGCLPILAQVPVFLGLFHVLRSFNRTGHGFGQLGMTPEQNANTANYVFNAADVQSFLSARIFGAPISAFITTPVNELQAFADYGGVPSKLSIALVAIPLMVIAGLATHFNARASVARQTPEAAANPQAAMMNKLALWVFPLGVLVGGPFLPIAILLYWVSNNIWTYGQQHLVFGRMAKEEEAKKQAKLEQRAQNAPKPGAKPVNVKKKPAPTAAADTATDEDTPVASSNGTAKPSKQSAGQRRPAGQKRPGNRGRANQKRRR, encoded by the coding sequence GTGCTCGACTTCATTTATTACCCGGTGTCCTGGATCCTCTGGTTCTGGCATCGGGTCTTCGGGTTCGCGTTCGGCGCGGACAACGGTCTCACCTGGGCGCTGGCCGTGGTGTTCCTGGTGTTCACGCTGCGCCTGGTGCTCTACAAGCCGTTCGTCAAGCAGGTGCGCACCACCAAGCAGATGCAGGAACTGCAGCCGCAGATCAAAGAGCTGCAGAAGAAGTACAAGAACGACCGCCAGAAGATGGCGCTCGAGATGCAGAAGCTGCAGAAGGAGAACGGCTTCAACCCGCTGATGGGTTGCCTGCCGATCCTCGCTCAGGTGCCGGTGTTCCTGGGGCTGTTCCATGTGCTGCGGTCGTTCAACCGGACCGGGCACGGCTTCGGCCAGCTCGGCATGACGCCCGAGCAGAACGCGAACACGGCGAACTACGTCTTCAACGCAGCTGACGTCCAGTCCTTCCTGAGTGCGCGCATCTTCGGGGCGCCGATCTCCGCGTTCATCACCACGCCGGTCAACGAGTTGCAGGCGTTCGCCGACTACGGCGGTGTGCCGAGCAAGTTGAGCATCGCGCTCGTCGCCATCCCCCTGATGGTCATCGCCGGTCTGGCGACCCACTTCAACGCGCGCGCGTCGGTCGCGCGGCAGACGCCGGAAGCCGCGGCCAATCCTCAGGCCGCGATGATGAACAAACTCGCGCTGTGGGTGTTCCCGCTCGGTGTGCTCGTCGGTGGCCCCTTCCTGCCGATCGCCATCCTGCTGTACTGGGTCTCCAACAACATCTGGACCTACGGGCAGCAGCACCTCGTGTTCGGTCGCATGGCGAAAGAAGAGGAAGCCAAGAAGCAGGCGAAGCTGGAGCAGCGCGCGCAGAACGCGCCCAAGCCCGGCGCCAAACCGGTCAACGTGAAGAAGAAGCCCGCCCCCACCGCGGCTGCTGACACCGCCACGGACGAGGACACTCCGGTCGCCTCGTCGAACGGTACCGCGAAGCCGTCTAAGCAGTCCGCGGGCCAACGCCGCCCGGCCGGCCAGAAACGGCCTGGCAACCGGGGCAGGGCGAATCAGAAGCGCAGGCGCTGA
- the dnaN gene encoding DNA polymerase III subunit beta gives MELASMKFRVAREDFAESVAWVARSLPSRPPVPVLGGVLLVADEDGLTVSGFDYEVSAQVRVAAEVAGPGQVLVSGRLLADITKALSNKPVDVSVDGTRVLITCGSAKFSLPTMPVEDYPQLPEVPQQTGELSVDVFAEAVGQVAVAAGRDDTLPMLTGIRVEIEGSQVVLAATDRFRLAVRHIEWQPARADIETSVLIPARTLSEAAKTLGPSDAPVQLSLGSGAGSDGLLGIVNAGRRTTTRLLDAEFPKFRQLLPKEHTSIATLAVAALTDAIKRVALVAERGAQVRLEFSADGLLLSAGGDDAGRAEEWLEADFRGESLTIAFNPGYLIDGLSALHADRVTFGFTTPSRPAVLLPASAEEPEVLDSGTFAALSSPYIYLLMPVRLPG, from the coding sequence ATGGAGCTTGCAAGCATGAAGTTTCGGGTCGCCCGCGAGGATTTCGCCGAGTCCGTCGCCTGGGTGGCGCGCAGTCTTCCCTCCCGGCCGCCGGTACCGGTGCTCGGCGGCGTGCTGCTGGTCGCCGACGAGGACGGGCTGACCGTCTCCGGCTTCGACTACGAGGTCTCCGCGCAGGTGCGGGTCGCGGCCGAGGTCGCGGGGCCCGGCCAGGTGCTCGTCTCCGGTCGTCTGCTGGCCGATATCACCAAGGCGCTGTCCAACAAGCCGGTCGACGTCTCGGTGGACGGCACGCGCGTGTTGATCACCTGCGGCAGCGCGAAGTTCTCCCTGCCGACCATGCCGGTCGAGGACTATCCCCAGCTGCCCGAGGTGCCGCAGCAGACCGGTGAACTGAGTGTGGATGTCTTCGCGGAGGCCGTCGGCCAGGTCGCCGTCGCGGCGGGCCGCGACGACACGCTGCCCATGCTCACCGGTATCCGGGTGGAGATCGAGGGATCCCAGGTCGTGCTCGCGGCGACCGACCGGTTCCGCCTTGCCGTGCGGCACATCGAATGGCAGCCCGCGCGCGCCGATATCGAGACTTCGGTGCTCATCCCGGCCAGGACGCTGTCGGAGGCCGCCAAGACGCTCGGCCCCTCCGACGCGCCCGTGCAGCTGTCCCTGGGCTCCGGTGCCGGATCGGACGGCCTGCTCGGCATCGTGAACGCTGGTCGCCGGACCACCACTCGCCTGCTCGACGCGGAATTCCCCAAGTTCCGTCAATTGCTCCCCAAGGAGCACACCTCGATCGCCACCCTCGCCGTCGCCGCGCTGACCGACGCCATCAAGCGCGTCGCGCTGGTCGCCGAACGTGGCGCGCAGGTGCGGCTGGAGTTCTCCGCGGACGGCCTGCTGCTGTCCGCGGGCGGCGACGACGCGGGCCGCGCCGAGGAGTGGCTGGAGGCCGATTTCCGCGGCGAATCGCTCACCATCGCGTTCAACCCCGGATATCTCATCGACGGCTTGTCCGCCCTGCACGCCGACCGGGTCACTTTCGGCTTCACCACACCGAGCAGGCCCGCCGTGCTGCTGCCTGCGTCCGCGGAGGAGCCCGAAGTGCTGGACTCCGGGACGTTCGCCGCACTGTCGAGCCCGTACATCTATCTGCTGATGCCGGTCCGGCTCCCGGGCTGA